Within Epilithonimonas zeae, the genomic segment TAGAGTAACTCTAGCTCCGATTGGCATACCTTTTCTTAGTTTGAAAGCAGCCTCATCTTTTTTAGATAGAGTACCTACTGCTTTTTGTCCAGTGATAGCAGTCAATTCTTCTACAGCATAATCCACGATTTTTTTATCTTGAACAGCTGCACCAAGTCCTTGGCTTACAACGATTTTCTCCAATCTAGGAACCTGCATAACAGATTTGTACCCAAATTCTTCCATCATTGCAGGAACAATTTTCTCTTTATATTGTTGTTTTGGTCTTACTATATATTCCATCGTAATTTAATTATAAAGTTTCACCGGTAGTTTTAGCTACTCTTACTTTTTTATCTCCGTCTACTTTGTAACCTGCTTTAGTAGCTTTACCGTTTTTGTCAACTAGTGCTACGTTTGAGATATGTAAAGAAGCTTCTTTTTCTACAATCCCACCTTGAGGGTTAGAAGCAGATGGCTTAACGTGTTTTTTCACGATGTTTACACCAGCAACTACAACTCTTGGATCTTTACCTTCTTTTTTGATTACTTCAAGAACTTCACCTTTACTACCTTTATTTTTTCCAGTAGTAACTAGTACATTATCTCCTCTTTTTATTTTAACTTTTGTCATTTTCTTAAAATTTTAAAATTAAAGTACTTCAGGAGCTAATGAAATTACTTTCATATATTCTTTATCTCTCAACTCACGAGCAACTGGTCCGAAAACACGAGTTCCTCTCATTTCACCAGCAGCGTTTAGAAGTACGCAAGCATTGTCTTCGAATTTGATGTAAGATCCATCTTTTCTTCTAACTGCTTTTTTAGTTCTTACTACAACTGCTTTAGAAACTTGTCCTTTTTTTGCATTACCTGATGGTGTAGAATCTTTGATAGTTACAACGATTTTATCACCAACTGAAGCATATCTTCTTCTAGTACCACCTAGAACTCTGATCACTAGTACTTCTTTTGCACCTGTGTTATCAGCAACTTTTAGTCTTGATTCGGTTTGTAACATTATTTAGCTTTTTCTATGATTCTTACTAATCTCCATCTTTTGCTCTTGCTCAAAGGTCTAGTTTCAGTGATTAAAACTGTATCTCCTTCTGTGCACTCATTGTTCTCATCGTGTGCAGTATATTTTTTCGTTTTCAAAACGAATTTACCGTACATTGGATGTTTTACTCTGGTAGTTTCGCTAACAACAATAGTTTTTTCCATTTTATTGCTGGAAACTATTCCAATACGTTCTTTTCTTAAATTTCTGTCCATTGTAAAAAGGAATTATTGTTTGTTAGTTAACTCTGTGTTAAGTCTTGCAATCGTTTTTCTCAAATCTCTGATCTGAATTGGATTTTCAACTGGGCTAATTCTGTGAGCTAATTTCAATTTTGAATAGTTAGCTTTAGCTTCAGCCAATTGTACGTTGATATCCTCTACGCTTAAATTCTTGATGTCAGCTTTTTTCATTTTAATAGAGATTATTGAGGTTTAACGAAATCGTTTGCAACTACGAACTTAGTAACGATTGGTAACTTCTGAGCAGCAAGCCTAAGAGCTTCTTTTGCAACTTCATAAGGTACACCACCAAGTTCGAACATTATTTTACCAGGTTTTACTACAGCTACCCAATATTCTACAGCTCCTTTACCTTTACCCATACGTACTTCCGCTGGCTTTTTGGTAATAGGTTTGTCTGGGAAAATTTTGATCCATAGTTGACCTTCTCTTTTCATATATCTTGTAGCAGCAATACGAGCTGCTTCAATTTGTCTTGCAGTAACCCAAGCTCCCTCAGTCGCTTTGATTCCGAATGTTCCGTATGCAAGTTGATTACCTCTTTGAGCAATCCCCTTCATTTTCATCTTATGAACTCTACGGAATTTGGTTCTTTTTGGTTGTAACATAATTTCTTAAATTTTAGATTTTAGAATTTAGATTTTAAAAAAGTAACGGTCATTTAAAAACTATCCTCTAAAATTTTATTAATTATTTCTTCTTGGTTTTCTGTCTCCTCTTTCTCCTCTGTCGTTTCTCTCGTTTCTACCGCCAGCAGGTGCTTTTTTCTGTTGTCCTATAAGTGGAGTAAGGTCTCT encodes:
- the rplX gene encoding 50S ribosomal protein L24, with translation MTKVKIKRGDNVLVTTGKNKGSKGEVLEVIKKEGKDPRVVVAGVNIVKKHVKPSASNPQGGIVEKEASLHISNVALVDKNGKATKAGYKVDGDKKVRVAKTTGETL
- the rplN gene encoding 50S ribosomal protein L14; this encodes MLQTESRLKVADNTGAKEVLVIRVLGGTRRRYASVGDKIVVTIKDSTPSGNAKKGQVSKAVVVRTKKAVRRKDGSYIKFEDNACVLLNAAGEMRGTRVFGPVARELRDKEYMKVISLAPEVL
- the rplP gene encoding 50S ribosomal protein L16, with product MLQPKRTKFRRVHKMKMKGIAQRGNQLAYGTFGIKATEGAWVTARQIEAARIAATRYMKREGQLWIKIFPDKPITKKPAEVRMGKGKGAVEYWVAVVKPGKIMFELGGVPYEVAKEALRLAAQKLPIVTKFVVANDFVKPQ
- the rplE gene encoding 50S ribosomal protein L5; the encoded protein is MEYIVRPKQQYKEKIVPAMMEEFGYKSVMQVPRLEKIVVSQGLGAAVQDKKIVDYAVEELTAITGQKAVGTLSKKDEAAFKLRKGMPIGARVTLRADKMYEFLDRLTSSALPRIRDFSGIKAEGFDGRGNYNLGITEQIIFPEIVIDKVKKIQGMDITFVTTAKTDKEAKSLLTHFGLPFKKN
- the rpmC gene encoding 50S ribosomal protein L29; amino-acid sequence: MKKADIKNLSVEDINVQLAEAKANYSKLKLAHRISPVENPIQIRDLRKTIARLNTELTNKQ
- the rpsQ gene encoding 30S ribosomal protein S17, with the translated sequence MDRNLRKERIGIVSSNKMEKTIVVSETTRVKHPMYGKFVLKTKKYTAHDENNECTEGDTVLITETRPLSKSKRWRLVRIIEKAK